From a single Ornithodoros turicata isolate Travis chromosome 8, ASM3712646v1, whole genome shotgun sequence genomic region:
- the LOC135366931 gene encoding transmembrane protein 19-like isoform X2 translates to MILVGLLAITLPISLVFWTTSVISSWYSEDVVPPSPLRWFTSLFVPLAFAVWGYRKRSLNLSGALTGFGLGFVLTFSNYSFLAALVTFFVSSSKATKYRSARKRKFEPEFKEGGQRNWVQVLCNGGVATELALLYVLECGVGEKVINPRHSWLGSMLALGVMSALAESCGDTWASELGTVCANGDPYLVTTFRRVPKGTNGGVSLTGTVFSALGGALVGSVYYLTLLLCVSRDTLVDSPPQWPLVVAGAAAGLLGSFIDSVLGATLQYTVLGRRTRWHHGTTSVENGCRRP, encoded by the exons ATGATTTTAGTTGGACTTCTTGCCATTACGTTACCGATATCTTTGGTATTTTGGACGACATCGGTCATCTCTTCCTGGTACTCCGAAG ATGTGGTACCGCCTAGTCCATTACGTTGGTTTACATCGTTGTTCGTCCCACTTGCCTTCGCAGTCTGGGGTTACCGAAAACGAAGCTTGAATTTATCTGGTGCCCTAACAG GGTTTGGCCTAGGTTTTGTGCTCACTTTTAGCAATTATTCCTTCTTGGCCGCCCTTGTCACCTTCTTTGTTAGCTCCTCTAAAGCAACCAAATACAGAAGTGCCAGGAAGAGAAAGTTTGAACCCGAGTTCAAAGAAG GAGGTCAACGAAACTGGGTGCAAGTTCTTTGTAATGGGGGCGTGGCAACAGAGCTGGCTCTGCTGTACGTACTGGAGTGTGGTGTAGGAGAGAAGGTGATCAATCCCAGGCACAGTTGGCTGGGCTCCATGCTTGCTCTCGGGGTGATGTCTGCATTGGCAGAAAGCTGCGGTGACACATGGGCATCAGAGCTGGGCACAGTGTGCGCAAACGGCGACCCCTACCTGGTCACCACCTTCCGCAGGGTGCCTAAAG GTACCAATGGCGGAGTGTCCCTAACTGGCACGGTATTCAGTGCCTTGGGGGGAGCCCTGGTGGGATCTGTCTACTACTTGACACTTCTGCTGTGCGTCAGCAGGGATACCCTCGTGGACAGCCCACCGCAGTGGCCCCTTGTTGTGGCAGGAGCCGCAGCTGGTCTTCTGGGCTCCTTCATCGATTCCGTCCTTGGTGCCACCCTCCAATATACAG